A part of Salmo trutta chromosome 15, fSalTru1.1, whole genome shotgun sequence genomic DNA contains:
- the LOC115148781 gene encoding E3 ubiquitin-protein ligase RNF26 codes for MDVVNFVSCAIGKCLDTLCLLLDLVIWFVNWLGRLFSNMGSSMHDLQVVPSGSILLEYWNCALFSFLTVTEVVTSTAHGAFNLLEGWLQTLGGVFESFKMVGHLSSHVAWRTKELLHRGLLSGHTVLKQTCDGFSIAFSLVLYFVNTIVNILLIGTQNCFSAMVGAWEAVSGPLHKALELALTLLTFLYSCLVGTSVLLWTPCQLALEFLGSLGHVFITVFMLNIYGLLLTAVIVALTLLYLNPELPRHVAQQCLHFVNAIPGMLSLQRTIYRLYLLAMEQAQALQDNAAGPQAMGQVAQARQPRGRTVQPSVDQGGVGHPVLDPRTPGIPTDHTGTLLPPEQTGREQVELYSTLQHLDTRWDDINLDPDQYHHQPTTRTTVKQQPASGQGSQAPPVDTGLLSLLKEHEERKKCVICQDRVKNVLLLPCRHLCLCRHCSAILLQQPPQQHSCPLCRQAITQTMDVFL; via the coding sequence ATGGATGTAGTGAACTTTGTTTCCTGTGCCATTGGGAAATGCCTGGATACGTTGTGCCTTCTACTGGACTTGGTCATCTGGTTTGTGAATTGGCTAGGCCGACTTTTCTCCAACATGGGTTCATCAATGCACGACCTGCAAGTGGTGCCGAGTGGCTCCATCTTACTAGAATACTGGAACTGTGCACTGTTCTCATTCCTCACTGTAACAGAGGTGGTCACAAGCACAGCACACGGCGCTTTCAATCTACTGGAGGGATGGCTTCAGACCTTAGGAGGGGTGTTCGAGAGTTTCAAAATGGTGGGCCACCTCTCTTCTCATGTTGCATGGCGCACCAAGGAGCTGCTACACCGTGGACTCTTGTCTGGACATACTGTGCTTAAACAGACTTGTGACGGTTTTAGCATCGCGTTCAGCCTCGTTCTCTACTTTGTCAACACCATCGTCAACATTCTCCTCATTGGTACCCAGAACTGCTTCTCTGCAATGGTAGGGGCCTGGGAGGCAGTGTCAGGCCCCCTGCATAAAGCCTTGGAGCTGGCCCTCACACTTCTCACCTTCCTATACAGCTGCCTGGTGGGCACATCTGTACTGCTTTGGACACCCTGCCAACTAGCTCTTGAGTTTCTGGGCTCCCTCGGTCATGTCTTTATCACAGTATTCATGCTCAACATCTATGGCTTGCTCTTAACAGCGGTCATCGTTGCTTTGACCTTGCTATATCTCAACCCAGAGTTGCCTCGTCATGTGGCCCAGCAATGTCTTCACTTTGTCAACGCAATCCCAGGAATGCTAAGTCTACAGAGGACCATCTATAGACTTTACCTGCTGGCCATGGAGCAAGCTCAAGCTCTTCAGGACAATGCTGCTGGACCACAGGCTATGGGGCAGGTGGCCCAAGCAAGACAGCCAAGGGGCAGAACAGTACAGCCTTCTGTGGACCAAGGTGGAGTGGGGCACCCAGTTCTGGATCCAAGGACCCCAGGTATTCCTACTGACCATACAGGTACCCTTCTTCCCCCAGAGCAGACTGGAAGAGAACAAGTGGAGTTATATTCAACACTTCAACACCTCGACACTAGGTGGGATGACATCAACCTTGACCCAGACCAATACCACCACCAGCCTACAACAAGGACTACAGTGAAGCAGCAGCCTGCCTCTGGCCAAGGCAGCCAGGCCCCTCCAGTTGACACTGGCCTCCTCAGCCTATTGAAGGAGCATGAGGAGAGGAAGAAGTGCGTAATCTGTCAGGACAGGGTCAAGAACGTGTTGCTACTGCCCTGCCGCCACCTATGCCTGTGTCGCCACTGCTCGGCCATCTTGCTACAACAGCCCCCCCAGCAGCACAGCTGTCCCCTCTGCCGACAGGCCATCACACAAACCATGGACGTCTTTCTCTGA